A DNA window from Actinokineospora baliensis contains the following coding sequences:
- a CDS encoding serine hydrolase domain-containing protein, with product MFDGDVHGTVAPGFEAVRDEFAAAGVGGAGAQVAVYLRGEQVVDLWAGDMTGEALTGVYSSTKSITVLVAALLVQDGLLDLDRPVAHYWPRFAAAGKDRITVRDVLTHRSGVIGVDGGFTADELADDQVIAQRLADQRPYWRPGSAYGYSGFVSFAIVGEVVRRATGWTVRHHFEERVRAPLGLDLYLGLPSALEDRYLEVLPAPQRPDWASGPGPRSITGIGYGLDSTPPLDQVAFLNTRRVRALGPVSAGGVGNARGLAGLYAAAAFGVNGQAPLLTPEVLGEFSMLHSTGRDLVVGDAGQYALGFQAKGQRYPFLGANAFGHNGSAGSEALADPHSGIAFGYTRRRFSPTWSYPEHDRLVAAAVTSALHAASVH from the coding sequence ATGTTCGACGGAGATGTCCACGGGACGGTGGCCCCGGGGTTCGAGGCGGTGCGCGACGAGTTCGCCGCCGCCGGGGTTGGTGGGGCGGGCGCGCAGGTCGCCGTGTACCTACGCGGTGAGCAGGTTGTCGACCTGTGGGCCGGTGACATGACCGGCGAGGCGCTGACCGGCGTGTACTCGTCGACCAAAAGCATCACGGTCCTGGTGGCGGCGCTGCTGGTGCAGGACGGCCTGCTGGACCTGGACCGGCCCGTCGCCCACTACTGGCCCCGGTTCGCCGCGGCGGGCAAGGACCGGATCACGGTGCGCGACGTGCTCACCCACCGCAGCGGCGTGATCGGCGTCGACGGTGGCTTCACCGCCGACGAGCTCGCCGATGACCAGGTGATCGCGCAGCGGTTGGCCGACCAGCGCCCGTACTGGCGGCCGGGGTCGGCATACGGCTACAGCGGGTTCGTGTCGTTCGCGATCGTCGGCGAGGTCGTGCGCCGGGCGACCGGGTGGACGGTGCGGCACCACTTCGAGGAGCGGGTGCGCGCACCGCTCGGGCTGGACCTCTACCTCGGTCTGCCGTCAGCGCTGGAGGACCGCTACCTGGAGGTGCTGCCCGCGCCGCAGCGCCCGGATTGGGCGAGCGGCCCTGGGCCGCGGAGCATCACCGGCATCGGTTACGGCCTCGACTCGACACCGCCGCTGGATCAGGTGGCGTTTCTCAACACCCGTCGCGTGCGGGCTCTTGGGCCGGTGTCCGCCGGGGGTGTCGGCAACGCTCGAGGGCTGGCCGGGCTGTACGCGGCAGCGGCGTTCGGCGTCAACGGTCAGGCTCCGCTGCTCACGCCCGAGGTGCTCGGCGAGTTCTCGATGCTCCACTCGACCGGCCGGGACCTGGTTGTGGGAGACGCGGGCCAGTACGCCCTGGGGTTCCAGGCAAAGGGGCAACGCTACCCCTTCCTGGGCGCGAACGCGTTCGGCCACAACGGATCCGCGGGTTCGGAGGCGCTCGCCGACCCGCACAGCGGCATCGCTTTCGGCTACACCCGCCGCCGCTTCTCCCCCACCTGGTCCTACCCCGAACACGACCGACTCGTCGCCGCCGCGGTCACATCCGCCCTGCACGCCGCGTCAGTGCACTGA
- a CDS encoding carboxymuconolactone decarboxylase family protein, whose product MSRLPNPAKLVPELGKIAASLFAATGNGSVPQTTISLLQLRAGQIVGNTYLTTMHTNALVDADDNRHTAVATWRDSPDFTAPERVALALVEAVLTPNPTGERVPDALYDEASSHYDDKALTTLILAISQVCFFLPLALIGKPLPGVSPARQWRD is encoded by the coding sequence ATGTCGCGCCTGCCCAACCCCGCCAAGCTCGTCCCCGAGCTCGGCAAGATCGCCGCCTCCCTGTTCGCCGCCACCGGAAACGGGTCGGTCCCGCAGACCACCATCAGCCTGCTGCAACTGCGGGCGGGCCAGATCGTCGGCAACACCTACCTGACCACCATGCACACCAACGCCCTCGTCGACGCGGACGACAACCGCCACACCGCCGTCGCGACCTGGCGCGACTCCCCCGACTTCACCGCCCCCGAACGCGTCGCCCTGGCCCTCGTCGAAGCCGTCCTCACCCCCAACCCCACCGGCGAACGAGTCCCCGACGCCCTCTACGACGAAGCGTCCTCCCACTACGACGACAAGGCGCTGACCACGCTGATCCTCGCGATCAGCCAGGTGTGCTTCTTCCTCCCCCTCGCCCTCATCGGCAAGCCGCTCCCCGGTGTCTCGCCCGCGCGGCAATGGCGGGACTGA
- a CDS encoding carboxymuconolactone decarboxylase family protein → MTNPAHVIPVAGQAIQTLTQALQQDIVPLTTLMLTAVRASQINSGSACLHADITEARKAGVTEDQLATVAAWRDSPFFTEAERAALALAEAAARQSDRSTDAVPDALWDDLVTHYDVWQRAVLILWIATSNLFNTINNVIREPGGTTWI, encoded by the coding sequence ATGACCAACCCCGCCCACGTGATTCCCGTTGCGGGGCAAGCGATCCAGACCTTGACCCAAGCCCTCCAGCAGGACATCGTCCCCCTCACCACCCTCATGCTGACCGCCGTCCGCGCCAGCCAGATCAACAGCGGCAGCGCCTGCCTGCACGCCGACATCACCGAAGCCAGGAAAGCGGGCGTCACCGAAGACCAACTGGCCACCGTCGCCGCCTGGCGAGACTCCCCCTTCTTCACCGAAGCCGAACGCGCCGCCCTAGCCCTGGCCGAAGCCGCCGCCCGCCAAAGCGACCGCTCAACCGACGCCGTCCCCGACGCCCTGTGGGACGACCTCGTGACCCACTACGACGTGTGGCAACGAGCGGTGCTGATCCTGTGGATAGCCACCAGCAACCTGTTCAACACCATCAACAACGTCATCAGAGAACCCGGCGGCACCACCTGGATCTGA
- a CDS encoding tetratricopeptide repeat protein, with product MRRFFERDGVVRGCVSFDGKRLPRVREVADPAWVGVHRTGARVTAYVGRDVDEELGGLVGGGGFVLLVGDSAAGKSRAAFEAVRGQRPGDELLVPRTRADVAAAAEYAMRRRGCVLWLDDLERFVGGADGLNAAQVAGLVGRGAAVLVCATLRVEERGRLLDVGRGGDESNRGGAREVGHILRLATTVHLNRRFSPGELTRAESTAARDPRVGEALAHADWCGVAEYLAAGPQLLAKWHDGWAPGAQPRGAALVAAAVDARRAGFLRPATRELLVRLHELYLEAAGGTRLRPEPLEEAFTWAEEVLHATAALLHVDHAGSYVVFDYLVDNAQRQSTADDHVPAGTLRVLLDYSDPVDTFAIIDLAIDRGWYDLADTASGVLNRLTAALPGEHPDALAAAHYRARIAMWQGDYQLACDTYRDVLGKRTAVLGDSHHSTLATRHDYAWTLSACGSHAAAEHEFTAVVELRTSVLGGEHRLTLSARHNLAWVIFQAGDPPRAKALYEEVLALRTKTLGYDHEATLTTRHDLARVAARLGDHGTAEAEITAVLTGRLSYLSPDHPYVLTVRHDLAALALAGGRLADAEKQFAAVLDDRTRVLGSTHTHVATTRLELARVTAMRGNIAAAQVLYRSALDAIRRAFGADNPTTLAATAELAALPESPESR from the coding sequence GTGCGGCGGTTCTTCGAGCGGGACGGGGTCGTGCGGGGGTGTGTCAGCTTCGACGGGAAGCGGTTGCCGAGGGTTCGGGAGGTCGCTGATCCGGCCTGGGTGGGGGTGCACCGGACCGGGGCACGGGTGACCGCATACGTGGGGCGGGATGTGGACGAGGAGTTGGGGGGCCTCGTCGGGGGTGGGGGGTTTGTGCTGTTGGTGGGGGACTCGGCGGCGGGGAAAAGTCGAGCGGCGTTTGAGGCGGTGCGGGGGCAGCGGCCCGGGGATGAGTTGTTGGTGCCGCGGACGCGGGCGGATGTGGCGGCCGCGGCGGAGTATGCGATGCGGCGACGGGGGTGCGTGTTGTGGTTGGACGACCTGGAGCGGTTCGTGGGTGGGGCGGACGGGCTCAACGCGGCGCAGGTGGCGGGGCTGGTGGGCCGGGGGGCCGCGGTCTTGGTGTGCGCGACCTTGCGGGTGGAGGAGCGCGGTCGGTTGCTGGACGTGGGGCGCGGCGGGGATGAGTCGAACCGGGGCGGGGCCAGGGAGGTGGGGCACATCCTGCGGCTCGCCACGACCGTGCACCTCAACCGGCGGTTCTCCCCCGGCGAGCTGACCAGGGCAGAGTCGACAGCCGCGCGAGACCCGCGGGTCGGGGAAGCTCTGGCGCACGCCGATTGGTGCGGGGTCGCGGAGTACCTGGCGGCGGGTCCGCAACTGTTGGCGAAGTGGCATGACGGCTGGGCGCCCGGAGCCCAGCCACGCGGGGCCGCACTGGTGGCCGCCGCCGTTGACGCCCGGCGGGCCGGGTTCCTGCGGCCTGCGACCAGGGAACTGCTGGTACGGCTGCACGAGCTGTACCTGGAGGCGGCGGGCGGGACGCGGCTAAGGCCGGAGCCGCTGGAGGAGGCGTTCACCTGGGCGGAGGAAGTCCTGCACGCGACCGCGGCGTTGCTGCACGTGGATCACGCTGGCAGCTACGTCGTCTTCGACTACCTCGTCGACAACGCGCAGCGGCAGTCGACCGCGGATGACCACGTCCCGGCGGGGACGCTGCGCGTCCTGCTCGACTACAGCGACCCAGTCGACACCTTCGCGATCATCGACCTCGCCATCGACCGCGGCTGGTACGACCTCGCGGACACTGCCTCCGGCGTCCTCAACCGGCTGACCGCGGCGCTGCCCGGCGAGCACCCGGACGCCCTAGCTGCCGCGCACTACCGGGCACGCATCGCGATGTGGCAAGGCGACTACCAACTGGCCTGCGACACCTACCGCGACGTCCTCGGCAAGAGGACCGCGGTACTCGGCGACTCCCACCACAGCACCCTCGCGACGCGCCACGACTACGCGTGGACGCTGTCGGCCTGCGGTTCCCACGCCGCCGCCGAGCACGAGTTCACCGCCGTCGTCGAGCTGCGAACCTCGGTGCTCGGCGGGGAACACCGGTTGACCTTGAGTGCCCGGCACAACCTGGCGTGGGTGATCTTCCAAGCTGGGGACCCACCGCGGGCGAAGGCGCTGTACGAGGAGGTCCTGGCGTTGCGCACCAAGACCCTCGGGTACGACCACGAGGCCACGCTCACCACCCGCCACGACCTCGCCCGGGTAGCCGCCCGCCTCGGCGACCACGGCACCGCCGAAGCCGAGATCACCGCTGTCCTAACGGGGCGCCTGAGCTACCTCTCCCCTGACCACCCTTACGTGCTGACAGTGCGACACGACCTCGCCGCCCTTGCCTTGGCGGGTGGGCGGCTGGCGGACGCGGAGAAGCAGTTCGCGGCGGTTCTGGACGATCGGACACGGGTGCTCGGCTCCACGCACACCCACGTGGCCACGACGAGGCTCGAGCTCGCCCGGGTCACCGCCATGCGGGGCAACATCGCCGCAGCGCAGGTCTTGTACCGGAGCGCGCTTGACGCCATCCGGCGTGCTTTCGGTGCTGACAACCCGACTACCCTCGCGGCCACCGCCGAGCTCGCCGCGCTACCGGAGTCCCCGGAGTCCCGGTGA